From Pseudomonadota bacterium, a single genomic window includes:
- a CDS encoding FliA/WhiG family RNA polymerase sigma factor produces MAPPMQPCSRARSGRCCWHRFWDSASDGCCRWWSALSSQVVCLRRPARSTPRCPARCRRCRDPRVREHQQQAGRRPVNALQTSAPQVQEELMREYAPLVKHVAGRIAMFLPPHIQLEDLLSDGTIGLLDAFEKFDAARKVQFKTYATLRIRGAILDGLRNLDWVPRSVRRQSRAVEQRTVELTQSLGRTPTREELATSLNMKVTALDDVMTQLNGSYVTSFEDLKRLTNNAETLLGETLPDERQNVVDEVSRLERSAILKDAIEQLSDRERQVVYLYHYEGLTCKEVASVLGVSEPRVSQLHTRSLGKLRERLAGHKDYMVNAS; encoded by the coding sequence ATGGCACCGCCTATGCAACCCTGCTCGAGAGCGCGGTCTGGTCGATGCTGCTGGCATCGATTCTGGGATTCGGCGTCGGACGGGTGCTGCAGATGGTGGTCGGCGCTCTCGAGTCAGGTGGTGTGCCTCCGCAGACCGGCCAGATCGACGCCGAGATGCCCGGCACGATGCCGCCGCTGTCGTGACCCTCGTGTGCGCGAGCACCAACAACAAGCAGGGAGAAGGCCCGTGAACGCGCTGCAGACATCCGCCCCTCAGGTCCAGGAAGAGCTCATGCGAGAATACGCGCCGCTGGTGAAGCACGTGGCGGGACGCATCGCCATGTTCCTGCCTCCCCACATCCAGCTCGAGGACCTGCTGAGCGACGGCACCATCGGTCTTCTCGACGCCTTCGAGAAGTTCGACGCGGCGCGCAAGGTGCAGTTCAAGACCTACGCGACCCTGCGCATCCGCGGCGCCATCCTCGACGGCCTGCGGAACCTCGACTGGGTGCCGCGCAGCGTGCGCCGCCAGAGCCGCGCGGTGGAGCAGCGCACGGTCGAGCTCACACAGTCTCTCGGTCGCACCCCCACCCGCGAAGAGCTCGCCACGAGCCTCAACATGAAGGTCACGGCCCTCGACGACGTCATGACCCAGCTCAACGGCTCGTACGTCACGTCGTTCGAAGATCTCAAGCGCCTCACGAACAACGCCGAGACCCTGCTGGGCGAGACCCTTCCGGATGAGCGTCAGAACGTGGTCGACGAGGTGTCTCGTCTCGAGCGCTCCGCCATCCTCAAGGACGCCATCGAGCAGCTGAGCGATCGCGAGCGGCAGGTGGTGTACCTGTACCACTACGAAGGACTCACCTGCAAGGAGGTGGCCTCGGTGCTCGGTGTCTCCGAGCCCCGCGTGTCGCAGCTGCACACCCGTTCCCTCGGCAAGCTGCGAGAGCGGCTCGCGGGCCACAAGGACTACATGGTGAACGCATCTTGA